The Segatella hominis genome includes a region encoding these proteins:
- a CDS encoding S24 family peptidase gives MDKKGILEALIAHYTGGNKSQFAKMLGVKPQTINTWDSRSTFDIELIYSKCEHISADWLLTGEGPMLKTSTSGADEALCPEEKERKTEKNGEKQRRPEKNREYSSRIHKLPEGSIEGIPLIPASAMAGAFTSDVSIMEYECEHYIIPDFKGADFLIRVKGDSMQPTYYSGDLVACQKIPMNDVFFQWNKTYVLDTNQGPIIKRVLPGKDDDHICIVSDNEKYPPFELEKSYLHAIALVRGIIRLE, from the coding sequence ATGGATAAAAAAGGCATTTTAGAGGCATTGATCGCCCATTATACAGGTGGTAATAAGTCGCAATTTGCGAAAATGTTAGGTGTTAAACCCCAAACGATTAATACCTGGGATTCTCGCAGTACCTTTGATATTGAGTTAATATACTCAAAGTGCGAACATATTTCAGCAGATTGGCTCTTGACAGGCGAAGGACCAATGCTCAAAACGAGTACTTCCGGCGCTGATGAAGCACTATGTCCTGAAGAAAAGGAGAGAAAAACGGAGAAAAATGGAGAAAAACAGAGAAGACCAGAGAAAAATAGAGAATATTCTTCTCGAATCCATAAGCTGCCGGAGGGAAGCATTGAGGGAATTCCACTCATACCAGCTAGCGCAATGGCAGGAGCATTCACTTCCGACGTGTCTATAATGGAGTACGAATGCGAGCACTATATCATACCAGACTTCAAGGGCGCCGACTTCCTTATCAGGGTAAAAGGCGACTCTATGCAGCCTACATACTACTCTGGCGACCTCGTGGCTTGTCAGAAGATACCGATGAACGACGTCTTCTTCCAATGGAACAAAACCTATGTTCTCGACACCAACCAGGGACCAATCATCAAGCGAGTACTACCGGGCAAGGATGATGATCATATCTGCATCGTCTCTGATAACGAGAAATACCCACCATTCGAGTTGGAGAAGTCATATCTCCACGCCATCGCCCTCGTTAGGGGCATCATCCGTCTGGAGTAA
- the traN gene encoding conjugative transposon protein TraN: MKKLKNKAWALLFACLSVATAQAQKTSYDMEQITVNEHVSTIITASEPIRLVDISTDSIVGDKPLENVIRLKPTSSYHKDGELMGIVTIITERYRVQYALVYTSKLQEAVTDKEVELIERNAFHNPEVSMSTTDMVSYAMKVWNSPARYRSTFTKHNKMLMRLNNIYVVGEYIFVDFSVENQTNLPFEIDELRFKLMDKKQQKATNSQTLELKPALLLDRSCNFKKGYRNIAVLKKIKGTKRSVYKRMRGKMR; this comes from the coding sequence ATGAAAAAATTGAAGAATAAAGCATGGGCATTGCTGTTTGCATGCCTTTCGGTGGCTACGGCACAAGCACAGAAAACCAGTTATGACATGGAGCAAATTACAGTGAATGAGCATGTATCCACTATTATCACGGCCTCTGAGCCAATTCGCCTGGTGGACATCTCTACAGACTCCATTGTGGGTGATAAGCCTCTGGAAAATGTCATACGCCTCAAGCCTACCTCAAGTTATCACAAAGATGGCGAGCTCATGGGGATTGTTACCATTATAACGGAACGCTACAGAGTTCAATACGCCCTTGTTTACACAAGTAAACTGCAAGAGGCTGTTACGGACAAAGAGGTAGAACTGATTGAGCGCAACGCCTTCCATAACCCTGAGGTCTCCATGTCCACAACTGATATGGTGTCTTATGCCATGAAGGTATGGAACTCACCAGCAAGATATAGAAGTACATTCACTAAACATAACAAGATGCTGATGCGCCTTAACAACATTTACGTGGTTGGCGAATATATCTTTGTTGATTTCTCGGTAGAAAATCAAACAAATCTTCCATTCGAGATTGACGAGCTGCGCTTTAAACTCATGGACAAGAAGCAGCAGAAGGCCACTAATAGCCAAACATTGGAGTTAAAGCCTGCGCTGCTTCTAGACAGAAGTTGCAATTTCAAGAAAGGGTATCGTAATATTGCAGTATTGAAGAAGATAAAGGGCACAAAACGAAGCGTATATAAAAGAATGAGAGGAAAAATGAGGTAA
- the traM gene encoding conjugative transposon protein TraM: protein MMKVKNINFKEGKYWMPLLVYVLSLFVGYFVIDTFNLDIKDTGNANLKTTDYLSSALPDAKTDSLLGSKMDNTERQYGKITDLSGIESVENDRDSVNKKENYESQYNEKEAELIQQQQAEQEELKKLRAMQNKVRQNASRNSSSSNEFVAPVSDSEIARLQRQRRNREWEEMNRNLAGYTNSELDEQNYPSHVADKYDRGTFKREQTYQSGKSMDTNTPYPKSKETDEEKPQKVAKKTKEVSEYFNTLGMEKGKTKLISAIIDEDVKAVDGSRVRLRLLDDIEIGNLTVKKGTYLYAQMSGFGKQRVKGKVENIFFEEEIHRVSLNIYDTDGLEGLYVPQSNFRETTKDIASSATQGSNLTESSTGGAGIKSWASQAMSNATQKAMSALGKGIKKNRIRLKYGTKVYLIDSSHK, encoded by the coding sequence ATGATGAAAGTTAAGAATATAAACTTTAAGGAAGGAAAGTATTGGATGCCCCTTCTTGTTTACGTACTTTCTCTCTTCGTGGGATATTTCGTAATCGATACCTTCAACTTGGATATTAAGGATACAGGCAATGCCAATCTCAAGACCACGGACTACCTATCCAGTGCGCTTCCAGATGCCAAGACAGACTCACTGCTTGGTAGCAAGATGGATAACACGGAGCGACAGTATGGTAAGATAACAGACCTCTCCGGTATTGAGAGTGTTGAAAACGACCGTGATTCCGTCAATAAGAAGGAAAACTATGAGAGTCAATATAACGAGAAGGAGGCTGAACTTATCCAGCAACAGCAGGCAGAACAGGAAGAACTGAAGAAACTTCGTGCCATGCAGAATAAGGTTCGTCAAAATGCAAGCCGAAATTCGTCATCCTCTAATGAGTTTGTAGCTCCTGTAAGTGACTCTGAAATCGCAAGGCTTCAGCGACAACGCAGGAACAGAGAATGGGAGGAAATGAATCGGAACCTAGCCGGATATACCAATTCTGAACTGGATGAACAGAACTATCCAAGCCATGTGGCAGACAAATATGATAGAGGGACTTTCAAACGAGAACAGACGTATCAATCGGGAAAAAGCATGGATACAAATACACCATATCCAAAGAGCAAGGAAACAGATGAGGAGAAACCTCAAAAAGTTGCAAAGAAGACCAAGGAGGTATCTGAGTATTTCAATACCTTGGGTATGGAAAAGGGAAAAACCAAGCTCATTTCCGCCATTATTGATGAAGATGTGAAAGCCGTGGATGGAAGTCGCGTCCGTCTTCGCCTGTTGGATGACATTGAAATAGGTAACCTTACGGTCAAGAAAGGAACCTATCTATATGCTCAAATGAGTGGCTTTGGCAAGCAACGGGTCAAGGGAAAGGTAGAAAACATCTTCTTCGAAGAAGAGATTCATAGGGTGAGCTTGAACATTTATGATACTGATGGATTGGAAGGACTTTATGTTCCACAAAGTAACTTTCGTGAAACAACCAAGGACATAGCCTCGTCTGCCACCCAGGGAAGTAATCTGACGGAATCCAGTACTGGAGGCGCTGGTATCAAGAGTTGGGCAAGCCAAGCTATGTCTAACGCTACCCAAAAAGCCATGAGTGCCCTGGGAAAGGGAATCAAGAAGAACCGAATCCGTCTCAAGTATGGTACCAAGGTTTACTTGATAGACTCATCTCATAAATAA
- the traK gene encoding conjugative transposon protein TraK, which produces MAVLKNVENKIKMVMIISSLFLMGCIVISLGSIIIARGMVSDAHKKVYVLDGNVPVLVRQTSMEETFEVEAKSDIEMFHHLFFTLAPDDKYIRYTMEKAMYLIDETGLAQYNALKEKGFYNNLIGTSTICSIFCDSIKLNKDSLSFTYYGRQRIERRTNILMRQIVTAGSLKKVPRTENNPHGILITNWRTLLNKDLEEKKKTEY; this is translated from the coding sequence ATGGCAGTATTAAAAAACGTAGAAAACAAAATTAAGATGGTGATGATCATCAGCAGCCTTTTTCTCATGGGCTGTATCGTCATCAGCTTGGGCAGCATCATCATAGCCAGAGGCATGGTCAGCGATGCCCATAAAAAAGTATATGTGCTGGATGGAAATGTACCAGTGTTGGTTAGACAAACATCCATGGAAGAGACCTTTGAAGTGGAAGCCAAGAGTGATATTGAGATGTTCCATCATTTATTCTTTACGCTCGCTCCTGACGATAAGTACATTCGATACACTATGGAGAAAGCCATGTATCTCATTGACGAAACAGGCTTGGCACAATATAATGCGCTCAAGGAAAAGGGATTCTACAATAATCTCATTGGTACTTCCACCATCTGCAGTATTTTCTGTGACAGCATCAAACTCAACAAGGACTCACTTTCATTCACCTACTATGGCAGGCAGAGAATAGAGCGAAGAACCAATATCCTGATGCGCCAGATTGTGACTGCTGGCAGCTTGAAGAAAGTTCCCCGAACGGAGAATAATCCTCATGGCATTTTGATTACCAACTGGAGAACGCTTCTGAACAAGGACTTGGAAGAGAAAAAGAAAACGGAATACTAA
- a CDS encoding site-specific integrase has product MGRQKKVSKPKEPVRIRQRKLKNGNISLYLDIYSDGIRKYESLSLYLVPEKDPISKDQNRHAMQVANKVKSERILGLQNRGIKQWEKIKQENMPLLTWLCKYEQSDGNFAKSTLKGRKEMRHKIEQYLATTGDINICLSEIDVDFCRGFVKFLKTAHHGVKKDATAVISQGCAHHHQAVFNGALNKAVREGIIASNPMKLLDAKEKHQPAESVREYLTIDELKAIMKADCANTEVKKAFIFSCFAGLRLGDVRALTWNKVFLASDGKTKFVRTIMEKTNKLVNVPLSKEALNCLNEKEDPNEPIFTLPGTPTVCHDIRKWMQNADIKKHISFHCSRHTFATMMLTLGVDIYTTSKLLGHSNVSTTQIYSKIVDEKKVEAVNKVDNLFD; this is encoded by the coding sequence ATGGGAAGACAAAAGAAAGTATCAAAACCAAAAGAGCCTGTTCGCATTCGTCAGCGCAAGTTGAAGAATGGAAATATCAGCCTCTATCTCGACATTTATTCAGATGGTATCAGAAAATACGAGTCGCTGTCGCTCTACCTCGTTCCTGAGAAAGACCCGATTTCAAAAGACCAGAACAGACACGCTATGCAGGTGGCAAACAAGGTGAAGTCAGAAAGAATATTGGGGCTGCAGAACCGTGGCATCAAACAATGGGAGAAAATCAAGCAGGAGAATATGCCACTGCTGACTTGGCTCTGCAAATATGAGCAGTCGGACGGCAACTTTGCCAAATCCACATTGAAAGGCAGAAAGGAGATGCGCCACAAGATAGAACAGTACCTTGCCACGACTGGCGACATCAATATCTGTTTGTCAGAAATAGATGTGGATTTCTGCCGTGGCTTCGTGAAGTTTTTGAAAACGGCACATCATGGAGTGAAGAAAGACGCTACAGCTGTAATCAGTCAAGGTTGCGCCCATCATCATCAGGCGGTATTCAATGGAGCGTTGAACAAGGCGGTGCGTGAGGGTATCATAGCAAGCAATCCAATGAAACTGTTGGATGCTAAGGAGAAGCATCAGCCAGCCGAAAGCGTAAGAGAATATCTGACCATTGACGAGTTGAAAGCCATTATGAAAGCGGACTGCGCCAACACGGAAGTAAAAAAGGCTTTTATCTTCTCTTGCTTTGCAGGATTGCGCTTGGGAGATGTACGTGCGCTCACATGGAACAAGGTGTTTCTCGCATCTGACGGAAAGACAAAATTTGTCCGCACGATCATGGAGAAGACAAACAAGCTCGTTAATGTTCCACTATCAAAAGAGGCTCTGAACTGCCTTAATGAAAAGGAAGACCCGAACGAGCCGATATTCACTTTGCCAGGCACTCCAACGGTATGTCACGACATCCGTAAATGGATGCAAAATGCTGATATTAAAAAGCACATCTCGTTTCACTGCTCACGGCACACCTTCGCCACGATGATGCTGACACTTGGAGTTGACATCTATACAACAAGCAAATTATTGGGGCATAGCAATGTCTCTACAACACAGATATACAGCAAGATAGTGGACGAGAAAAAAGTGGAGGCAGTCAACAAGGTTGATAATCTATTTGATTAG
- a CDS encoding site-specific integrase — protein sequence MSIEIRTRVLKNGSQSLYLDCYENGKREYEALHLYLIPEVNEDAKRENKNAMKKAVAIKAERLLGIRKEAKSPDETALRKASPVFYEWLLDYHKGLIDSQAYSQNYIKNVWKLIAIMHQYMKYSHKSGIRLIDFNKNVYMGFLNYMRDIYVSPKSPSNPQKLAQSTMHQMQTTLNTILNKAVRNGLISANPFASLDIRERVSKAESNIVALTKEEVMSLASVETGSPATKQCYMFCCFTGLRHSDISNLRWKDIRQTDAGLAIYLPRMQKTKHPILIPLGKKALEWLPDREDKSEDSLVFNTPQICNCDRALKHMAKRAGITKVLGFHTSRHTFGTLAILAGCDILTVSKLLGHKSVKTTQIYASVAMQMRADAVKRVEKVFGN from the coding sequence ATGAGTATAGAGATAAGAACAAGAGTGTTAAAAAATGGTAGTCAGTCGCTATACCTTGACTGCTATGAGAATGGTAAAAGGGAATATGAGGCATTGCATTTGTACCTTATTCCAGAGGTGAACGAAGACGCAAAGCGAGAGAACAAGAACGCCATGAAAAAGGCGGTCGCTATAAAGGCTGAAAGACTCCTTGGTATTCGTAAGGAGGCAAAGTCTCCAGATGAAACGGCATTAAGAAAGGCATCGCCTGTTTTCTATGAATGGCTGCTTGATTATCACAAGGGATTGATTGACAGCCAAGCGTATTCTCAGAACTACATCAAGAATGTATGGAAGCTGATAGCCATCATGCACCAATATATGAAATACAGCCATAAAAGTGGCATACGATTGATAGACTTCAATAAAAACGTATATATGGGCTTCTTGAACTACATGAGGGACATCTATGTTTCGCCAAAGTCTCCAAGCAACCCTCAGAAGTTGGCACAGTCCACCATGCACCAAATGCAGACCACACTCAACACCATATTGAACAAGGCGGTCAGAAACGGTCTGATAAGTGCAAATCCTTTTGCTTCATTGGATATAAGGGAAAGGGTCAGCAAGGCAGAAAGTAATATCGTTGCATTGACAAAAGAAGAGGTCATGTCATTGGCTTCCGTAGAAACAGGCAGTCCTGCAACTAAACAATGTTATATGTTCTGTTGCTTTACAGGTTTAAGACATAGTGACATATCCAACTTAAGATGGAAGGATATTCGCCAAACTGATGCGGGATTGGCTATCTATCTGCCTCGTATGCAGAAAACCAAGCACCCCATTCTGATACCATTAGGCAAAAAGGCATTGGAATGGTTGCCCGACAGGGAAGATAAAAGTGAAGATAGCCTTGTGTTTAACACACCGCAAATCTGCAACTGTGACAGAGCCCTGAAACACATGGCAAAACGAGCTGGCATTACAAAGGTTCTCGGATTTCACACAAGTCGGCACACTTTTGGAACATTGGCTATCCTCGCAGGATGTGACATCTTGACTGTGAGCAAACTATTGGGTCATAAAAGTGTTAAGACAACACAGATATATGCTTCCGTAGCCATGCAGATGAGAGCGGATGCCGTTAAGCGAGTGGAAAAAGTATTTGGAAATTAG
- a CDS encoding helix-turn-helix transcriptional regulator: MKLNRIKDTLEEKGISQTWLAKQLGKSFSTVNCYARNKYQPDLETLLEISKILQVDLKDLITDEDERE, from the coding sequence ATGAAACTGAACAGAATAAAAGATACGTTGGAAGAAAAAGGCATCTCTCAGACATGGCTTGCAAAACAGCTTGGGAAGAGCTTTAGTACAGTAAACTGCTACGCCAGGAATAAATACCAGCCAGATTTGGAAACATTGCTTGAAATATCCAAAATTCTACAAGTCGATTTGAAGGACTTGATAACAGACGAGGACGAGCGAGAGTAA
- the hsdR gene encoding EcoAI/FtnUII family type I restriction enzme subunit R, with the protein MGISKELTEEDIKFRYINEAITSKGWSKDSIFMEQKVKFTDGKISLHGNLVHREKPKFADYVLYANKATPIAIVEAKDANHSVSHGLQQAMTYAQMLDVKFAYSSNGEGFAEHDFLTGRERTFAMNEFPTKEELVERYKNEANDGNGLNEQELAIIEQPFCTGQNIFPPRYYQRNAVNRTVGAIAKGQNRVLLVMATGTGKTYTAFQIVWRLLKSGLKKKVLYLADRNILVDQSIQQDFKPLEKVTHKIDYSKDKNHLEELGSYQVFFALYQQLIGQNDAKNYKELFPNPDYFDLVIVDECHRGSAKDDSNWRNILEYFSSATHIGMTATPKETKYQSSIGYFGEPVYTYSLKNGIEDGFLAPFKVINITTNIGDEWRPTKGQKDIYGNEIEDRIYNNSDYDYNIVIEDRIREVAKEITNYLKSTDRMAKTIVFCADETHAERMRMALANANADMCKKNPDYVVRITGSDEYGKGKLDYFISVAEKYPVIATTSKLLSTGVDCKMTKLIVLDQQIGSMTEFKQIIGRGTRLREKEGKTYFTVMDFRNVTRLFADPDWDGPIEIDPNYPPKPHICPVCGQNPCVCPKPTPEPCPVCGQIPCICQQPPKLPKPIVNSDGCTVKVINKVVSVYDTNGKLLRTESITDYTKKSIIDTYATIDTFTSKWQETKKKSDIAEMLKDSGIDLAALKHDQDMDDVDDFDFICHIAYGKKTLTRHERAEQVKKRDIFSKYGEQARLVLEALLDKYTKEGVSELESLTVLENDPFRKLGSKANIVKFFGGKQGYLDAVKELEQYIYNIA; encoded by the coding sequence ATGGGCATAAGCAAAGAACTTACAGAAGAGGACATCAAGTTCCGCTATATCAACGAAGCCATCACAAGCAAGGGATGGTCAAAGGATAGTATATTCATGGAACAGAAGGTTAAATTTACTGACGGTAAAATTAGCCTTCATGGTAATCTTGTGCATAGAGAGAAACCGAAGTTTGCCGACTATGTACTTTATGCAAATAAGGCAACACCCATTGCTATTGTAGAAGCAAAGGATGCCAATCATTCTGTTTCTCATGGATTGCAACAAGCCATGACCTATGCCCAAATGCTTGATGTGAAGTTTGCATACAGTTCAAATGGTGAAGGTTTTGCCGAACATGACTTCTTGACAGGCAGGGAACGCACTTTTGCTATGAACGAATTTCCAACAAAAGAAGAACTTGTCGAAAGATATAAAAATGAGGCTAACGATGGAAACGGACTTAACGAACAAGAGCTGGCTATTATAGAGCAGCCTTTTTGCACTGGTCAGAATATATTTCCGCCACGATATTATCAGCGCAATGCAGTAAACCGCACAGTTGGTGCCATTGCCAAAGGACAAAACCGTGTGCTCCTTGTCATGGCAACTGGCACAGGCAAGACATATACTGCATTTCAGATTGTATGGCGTTTGCTTAAAAGTGGTTTGAAGAAGAAAGTGTTGTATCTTGCAGACCGAAACATATTGGTTGACCAATCCATACAGCAGGATTTCAAGCCATTAGAAAAGGTGACACACAAGATTGACTACTCAAAAGATAAGAACCACTTGGAAGAACTTGGCTCTTATCAAGTGTTCTTTGCACTCTATCAACAGTTGATTGGACAGAATGATGCCAAAAACTATAAGGAGCTGTTTCCTAATCCAGACTATTTTGACCTTGTTATCGTTGATGAGTGTCATAGAGGTAGCGCAAAGGATGATAGCAACTGGCGAAACATCTTGGAATACTTTTCTTCGGCTACTCATATAGGTATGACTGCCACACCTAAAGAAACAAAATATCAGTCAAGTATTGGCTACTTTGGTGAACCAGTCTATACTTACAGTCTTAAAAACGGAATTGAGGACGGTTTCCTTGCTCCTTTCAAGGTTATCAACATCACAACGAACATCGGTGACGAGTGGAGACCGACAAAGGGACAAAAGGATATATACGGCAACGAGATAGAAGACCGCATTTATAATAACAGCGACTATGATTATAACATTGTCATAGAAGATCGTATAAGGGAAGTTGCGAAAGAGATAACCAACTATCTGAAAAGTACAGATCGCATGGCTAAGACCATAGTGTTCTGTGCTGATGAAACTCATGCGGAACGTATGCGTATGGCTTTGGCTAATGCCAATGCTGACATGTGCAAGAAAAATCCCGACTATGTGGTTCGTATAACTGGTAGTGACGAATACGGAAAAGGCAAGTTGGATTATTTCATTTCTGTTGCCGAGAAATATCCTGTCATAGCAACTACAAGTAAGTTGCTTTCAACAGGTGTTGATTGCAAAATGACAAAACTGATTGTGCTTGACCAACAAATCGGCTCTATGACAGAGTTCAAACAAATAATTGGTCGTGGCACTCGTCTTCGTGAGAAAGAAGGAAAGACATACTTCACAGTAATGGACTTCCGCAACGTAACACGATTGTTTGCTGACCCTGATTGGGATGGACCGATTGAGATAGACCCGAATTATCCGCCTAAACCACATATTTGTCCTGTATGTGGACAGAATCCATGCGTGTGTCCCAAACCGACACCAGAACCCTGCCCAGTATGTGGTCAGATACCATGTATTTGCCAACAACCGCCCAAACTGCCTAAGCCAATAGTCAACTCGGACGGTTGTACAGTAAAGGTCATTAACAAGGTCGTTTCTGTCTATGACACAAATGGTAAGTTGCTTCGCACGGAAAGCATTACCGACTATACAAAGAAAAGTATCATAGACACATACGCTACGATTGATACATTCACTTCCAAGTGGCAAGAAACCAAGAAAAAGTCAGATATTGCTGAAATGCTTAAAGACAGTGGTATTGATCTTGCAGCATTGAAGCACGACCAAGACATGGACGATGTGGATGATTTCGATTTCATCTGCCATATAGCCTACGGCAAGAAAACACTTACACGACATGAGCGTGCCGAACAAGTGAAGAAACGAGACATATTCAGCAAGTATGGTGAACAGGCACGACTTGTGCTTGAAGCCCTGTTGGATAAGTACACCAAGGAAGGTGTGTCTGAATTGGAAAGCCTTACTGTGCTTGAAAATGACCCATTCCGCAAATTGGGCTCAAAGGCAAACATCGTGAAGTTCTTTGGTGGCAAGCAAGGCTATCTTGATGCCGTAAAGGAACTGGAACAATACATATATAATATAGCATAA
- a CDS encoding class I SAM-dependent DNA methyltransferase codes for MSLSNFVKRVRNIMRNDAGINGDAQRIEQMAWMLFLKVYDEKENDWELDDDDYKSIIPEECRWRNWAHDDGSGKALTGDELLSFVNNTLFVELKNIEITPTTPIRQAIVKTTFEDANQYMKDGVQLRQVLNVIDGLNLGDYEESHAFGEIYETILKEMQSAGSSGEFYTPRALTEFMAEIVNPQIGEKMADFACGTGGFITSWLGELDKKVKTAEDRKEYNQSVFGIEKKQFPYMLCVTNLLLHGIDTPLVYHDNSLTKDVLNYTDGDKFDVVLMNPPYGGNEKSDVKSHFPSDMRSSETADLFMVLIMYRLKKNGRAAVIVPDGFLFGADNTKIAIKTKLLRDFNLHTIIRLPGSIFAPYTSIATNILFFDNTSAEGAPEGYSTKETWFYRLDMPEGYKHFSKTKSMKSEHCDPIREWWNDRKEIIIADGDEKSRCYSVEDLIATDCNFDLCKFPKEDEEILPPAELLADYFKKRKALDHEIDKTLAEIQRILGINVNVDEL; via the coding sequence ATGAGTTTATCAAATTTCGTAAAACGAGTACGCAATATAATGCGCAATGATGCCGGTATCAACGGTGATGCGCAACGCATAGAACAAATGGCGTGGATGCTGTTTTTGAAAGTCTATGACGAGAAAGAGAATGACTGGGAGTTGGACGATGATGATTACAAGTCTATTATTCCAGAAGAATGCCGTTGGCGCAACTGGGCGCATGACGATGGAAGCGGTAAAGCCTTGACTGGTGATGAGCTACTTTCGTTTGTCAACAACACATTGTTTGTGGAACTCAAAAACATAGAGATAACACCAACTACCCCTATCCGTCAGGCGATTGTAAAGACCACATTTGAGGATGCCAACCAATATATGAAAGACGGAGTTCAACTTCGTCAAGTGCTGAATGTGATTGACGGTTTGAACCTTGGTGACTATGAGGAAAGTCATGCTTTCGGTGAGATATACGAGACTATTCTCAAAGAAATGCAGTCGGCTGGTTCTTCTGGTGAGTTCTACACCCCAAGAGCCTTAACCGAATTTATGGCAGAGATAGTCAATCCGCAGATTGGTGAGAAAATGGCAGACTTCGCTTGTGGTACAGGAGGTTTCATCACAAGTTGGTTGGGTGAATTGGACAAGAAGGTAAAGACTGCAGAAGACCGCAAAGAGTACAATCAGTCTGTATTTGGCATAGAAAAGAAACAGTTCCCATATATGTTATGTGTAACAAACCTGTTGCTGCATGGCATTGATACACCATTGGTATATCACGACAACTCGCTTACAAAAGATGTACTCAACTATACAGACGGAGACAAGTTTGATGTTGTGTTGATGAACCCACCATACGGTGGTAACGAGAAATCGGATGTCAAGTCACACTTCCCTTCAGATATGCGCAGTAGCGAGACTGCCGACCTCTTCATGGTGCTTATCATGTATCGCTTGAAGAAGAATGGTCGTGCAGCGGTCATTGTCCCAGACGGTTTCCTGTTTGGAGCAGACAACACAAAGATAGCCATCAAGACCAAGCTGCTTAGAGATTTCAACTTGCATACCATTATCCGTTTGCCAGGCAGCATCTTTGCGCCCTACACTTCCATTGCCACGAACATTCTATTCTTCGACAATACCAGTGCGGAGGGTGCTCCAGAGGGCTATTCTACAAAGGAAACGTGGTTCTATCGTTTGGATATGCCAGAGGGTTACAAGCATTTCTCCAAGACAAAGTCCATGAAGTCGGAACATTGCGACCCAATCCGTGAGTGGTGGAACGACCGTAAGGAGATTATTATTGCTGATGGTGACGAGAAATCTCGTTGCTATTCAGTTGAAGACCTTATCGCCACCGATTGCAACTTCGACTTGTGCAAGTTCCCGAAAGAGGATGAAGAAATCTTGCCTCCTGCCGAACTGCTTGCCGACTATTTCAAGAAGCGCAAAGCTCTTGATCATGAAATTGATAAGACATTGGCGGAGATACAGCGTATCTTGGGAATAAATGTAAATGTGGACGAATTGTAA